In Camelus dromedarius isolate mCamDro1 chromosome 4, mCamDro1.pat, whole genome shotgun sequence, the following are encoded in one genomic region:
- the NDUFB3 gene encoding NADH dehydrogenase [ubiquinone] 1 beta subcomplex subunit 3 produces MAHGHGHEHGHSKMELPDYKQWKIEGTPLETVQEKLAARGLRDPWGRNEAWRYMGGFANNVSFVGAILKGFKWGFAAFVVALGAEYYLESQKKDKKHH; encoded by the exons ATGGCCCATGGACATGGACACGAACATGGTCATAGCAAAATGGAACTTCCAGATTATAAACAATGGAAGATAGAAGGGACACCATTAGAAACTGTCCAGGAGAAGCTGGCTGCACGAGGGCTAAGGGATCCATGGGGCCG CAATGAAGCTTGGAGATACATGGGTGGCTTTGCAAATAATGTTTCCTTTGTTGGTGCAATATTAAAAGGATTCAAATGGGGATTTGCTGCATTTGTGGTAGCTTTAGGGGCAGAATATTACCTGGAGTCGCAGAAAAAAGATAAGAAGCATCACTGA